One window of the Enterobacter huaxiensis genome contains the following:
- a CDS encoding MFS transporter: MAEITDSTPLSTAGNAPDGDIRWVRSASDVSRLVNDGSQGRANARIVVGIALGGIFLDAYDLGALAFGIKDITREFNLTPAGTGMVASAITFGAIVGALLGGYLTDKIGRYRVFMADMVFFVVAAIACALAPNEYVLAGARFVMGLGVGIDLPVAMAFLSEFAKLKGPGNKASSVAMWCPTWYAAISISYLLVLFFYAVLPESHSGWLWRLILGFGAVPALVIIAIRSRYMSESPVWAANQGNLKEAASILRQSYNINAHVPQDALDQPAPVVNRAKWSNYLNLFRGIYLRRTTLATLLSVVSSFAYNAVAFGLPVIISSFFVQSMLTTILISLALNLLFAFVGGLLAVRYVPRFGAWRMSLAGYACQLVALLGLALVGRPEGASEGVLAVSMLALFLFGQGFGPGAHTMTFASLSYPTSLRGVGVGLNQTLMRSSSTLSLFLFPLLVASLDTAVFWVIALAPFIGLASLLAIRWEPSGYDVDAEDYR; this comes from the coding sequence ATGGCAGAAATCACAGATTCAACTCCCCTTTCAACGGCAGGAAACGCCCCGGATGGCGACATCAGGTGGGTGCGCAGCGCATCGGACGTTTCACGTCTGGTTAACGACGGTTCTCAGGGCCGGGCCAACGCCCGTATCGTGGTGGGTATCGCACTGGGCGGTATTTTCCTTGATGCCTACGATCTCGGCGCGCTGGCGTTTGGCATCAAAGACATTACACGCGAATTTAATTTAACCCCCGCAGGCACCGGCATGGTGGCGTCGGCCATTACCTTTGGTGCCATCGTCGGGGCGCTGCTCGGCGGCTATCTCACGGATAAAATCGGGCGCTACCGCGTGTTTATGGCCGACATGGTGTTCTTTGTCGTCGCCGCTATCGCCTGTGCTCTCGCTCCAAACGAATATGTGCTGGCGGGCGCGCGCTTCGTGATGGGGCTCGGCGTGGGGATCGACCTTCCCGTGGCGATGGCGTTTCTCAGCGAGTTCGCCAAACTAAAAGGACCGGGGAATAAGGCCTCCAGCGTCGCGATGTGGTGCCCCACCTGGTATGCGGCCATCAGCATCTCCTACCTGCTGGTGCTCTTCTTCTACGCCGTGCTGCCGGAAAGCCACAGCGGCTGGCTCTGGCGCCTGATCCTCGGCTTCGGCGCCGTGCCCGCGCTGGTGATTATCGCCATTCGCAGCCGCTATATGAGCGAATCACCGGTCTGGGCGGCGAATCAGGGCAACCTGAAGGAGGCGGCGTCCATCCTGCGGCAGTCGTACAACATCAACGCCCACGTGCCGCAGGATGCGCTTGACCAGCCTGCGCCGGTGGTTAACAGGGCCAAATGGTCGAACTACCTGAACCTGTTCCGGGGCATTTATCTGCGGCGTACCACCCTCGCCACGCTGCTGTCGGTGGTCTCCTCGTTTGCCTACAACGCCGTGGCCTTTGGCCTGCCGGTCATCATCTCCAGCTTCTTTGTGCAGTCGATGCTGACAACCATTTTGATCTCGCTGGCGCTTAACCTGCTGTTTGCGTTTGTCGGTGGATTACTGGCGGTGCGCTACGTGCCGCGCTTCGGCGCGTGGCGGATGTCGCTTGCCGGTTACGCCTGCCAGCTCGTGGCGCTGCTGGGGCTGGCGCTGGTAGGCCGACCGGAAGGTGCCTCTGAAGGCGTGCTTGCTGTTTCGATGCTGGCGCTGTTCCTGTTCGGTCAGGGGTTTGGTCCGGGCGCGCATACCATGACGTTTGCGTCCTTGAGCTACCCGACCTCGCTGCGCGGCGTGGGCGTGGGGCTTAACCAGACGCTGATGCGCAGCAGCTCGACGCTCTCACTGTTCCTGTTCCCGCTGCTGGTCGCGTCTCTTGATACCGCCGTGTTCTGGGTGATTGCCCTGGCACCGTTTATCGGCCTGGCCTCGCTGCTGGCGATCCGGTGGGAGCCTTCCGGGTATGATGTGGATGCGGAGGATTATCGCTAA
- the folB gene encoding bifunctional dihydroneopterin aldolase/7,8-dihydroneopterin epimerase translates to MDIVFIEQLSVITTIGVYDWEQTIEQKLVFDIEIGWDNRTSAKSDDVKDCLSYADISEAVVGHVEGQRFALVERVAEEVAELLLGKFNAPWVRIKLSKPGAVARAANVGVIIERGTNLKEKI, encoded by the coding sequence ATGGATATTGTATTTATAGAGCAACTTTCGGTAATCACCACTATCGGTGTTTACGACTGGGAACAGACCATTGAGCAGAAGCTGGTGTTCGATATCGAAATCGGCTGGGATAACCGCACGTCGGCAAAAAGCGATGACGTGAAGGACTGTCTGAGCTATGCCGACATCAGCGAGGCGGTTGTCGGCCACGTGGAAGGACAGCGTTTTGCGCTGGTGGAACGCGTGGCGGAGGAAGTGGCCGAGCTGCTGCTGGGCAAGTTCAACGCACCGTGGGTGCGCATCAAGTTAAGCAAGCCGGGGGCCGTTGCGCGCGCCGCCAACGTAGGCGTGATTATCGAGCGTGGCACAAATCTGAAAGAAAAGATTTAA
- a CDS encoding urease accessory protein UreD encodes MLAAQVTDNTYKGWQASLALQFRHTPEKTLLHSAHHVGPLTVQRPFYPEGETCHLYLLHPPGGIVGGDTLDISVQLDAKSHVLITMPGASKFYRSSGPQARLSQHFYLDEDSILEWLPQDTIIFPGANAALRSVFHLKASSTLLAWELYCLGRPVINETFSHGTLESRLEVWVDDEPRLIERLHLSDGDLAPVAGHPWLGTLLFYPATENHLDAVRERLSPLENYAGATLTDGLLSVRFLSHDNLICQRVMRDIWQSLRPLLTTKPACSPRIWQT; translated from the coding sequence ATGTTAGCAGCTCAGGTCACTGATAATACGTATAAAGGCTGGCAGGCGTCGCTTGCCCTGCAGTTTCGTCACACCCCTGAGAAAACCCTCCTGCACTCCGCTCATCACGTCGGGCCGCTTACCGTCCAGCGTCCGTTTTATCCCGAAGGGGAAACCTGCCACCTTTACCTGCTGCACCCGCCCGGCGGGATTGTGGGCGGCGATACGCTGGACATTTCCGTTCAGCTGGACGCCAAAAGCCATGTGCTTATCACCATGCCCGGCGCCAGCAAGTTCTATCGCAGCAGCGGCCCGCAGGCTCGTCTGAGCCAGCATTTTTATCTCGATGAAGACTCCATCCTGGAGTGGCTGCCGCAGGACACGATTATTTTTCCCGGCGCGAATGCCGCGCTGCGCTCCGTTTTTCACCTGAAGGCCTCCAGCACGCTGCTGGCGTGGGAGCTGTACTGCCTGGGCCGCCCGGTGATAAACGAAACCTTCAGCCACGGCACTCTGGAGAGCCGCCTTGAGGTGTGGGTAGATGACGAGCCGCGCCTGATTGAGCGCCTGCATCTTAGCGACGGCGATCTCGCACCCGTCGCCGGGCATCCGTGGCTGGGCACTCTGCTTTTTTATCCGGCTACGGAAAATCACCTCGACGCGGTGCGCGAGCGGCTCTCACCTCTGGAAAATTATGCCGGGGCAACGCTCACCGATGGCCTGCTGTCGGTGCGTTTTCTCTCCCACGACAACCTGATTTGCCAGCGGGTGATGCGCGATATCTGGCAGTCGCTTCGCCCGCTTCTCACCACCAAACCCGCCTGTTCGCCGCGTATCTGGCAGACATAA
- a CDS encoding MarR family winged helix-turn-helix transcriptional regulator — protein sequence MKENKTLDDLLCFSLYSVTNAFIRQYRPLLQEMDLTYPQFVVLMALYEKDNIPLRDLSDKTFFDSGTLTPLVQKLEAKGFLNRIAVVGDERMKNVVLTEKADAVKKQVMALPDRIRCSMRMNDDELELLKKLSRTLLDDL from the coding sequence ATGAAAGAAAACAAAACGCTAGATGATTTGCTTTGCTTCTCGCTCTACTCAGTCACCAATGCGTTCATTCGTCAATATCGCCCCCTGCTGCAGGAAATGGATCTGACCTATCCACAATTCGTTGTTCTGATGGCGCTGTATGAGAAAGACAACATCCCGCTTCGCGATCTCAGCGATAAGACGTTTTTTGATTCGGGCACATTGACCCCGCTTGTACAAAAGCTTGAGGCAAAAGGATTTCTCAACCGTATCGCGGTTGTGGGGGATGAAAGGATGAAAAATGTCGTACTGACAGAAAAGGCTGACGCAGTGAAAAAACAGGTGATGGCGCTGCCGGATCGGATTCGCTGCAGCATGCGGATGAATGATGACGAGCTTGAGTTGCTAAAAAAACTCTCCCGAACGCTGCTGGACGATTTGTAA
- the bacA gene encoding undecaprenyl-diphosphate phosphatase: MSDMHSLLVAAILGVVEGLTEFLPVSSTGHMIIVGHLLGFEGDTAKTFEVVIQLGSILAVVVMFWRRLFGLIGIHFGRLPQREGEGTGRLTLIHILLGMVPAVVLGLVFHDTIKSLFNPINVMYALVVGGFLLIAAEVLKPKVPRAEGLDDMTYRQAFIIGCFQCLALWPGFSRSGATISGGMLMGVSRYAASEFSFLLAVPMMMGATVLDVYKSYHFLTAGDIPMFAVGFVTAFIVALVAIKTFLQLIKRISFIPFAIYRFIVAAAVYVVFF; encoded by the coding sequence ATGAGCGATATGCACTCGCTGCTGGTGGCGGCAATACTGGGTGTGGTCGAAGGATTGACGGAGTTTCTGCCGGTTTCCAGTACGGGCCATATGATTATCGTTGGCCACCTGCTGGGCTTTGAGGGAGATACCGCAAAGACGTTTGAAGTGGTCATTCAGCTCGGTTCTATTCTGGCGGTTGTGGTGATGTTCTGGCGTCGTCTTTTTGGTCTGATCGGCATCCACTTTGGTCGTTTACCGCAGCGTGAAGGCGAAGGCACTGGCCGCCTGACGCTTATCCATATCCTGCTCGGTATGGTTCCGGCGGTGGTGCTGGGTCTGGTCTTCCACGATACCATCAAGTCGCTTTTCAACCCGATTAACGTCATGTACGCGCTGGTGGTCGGCGGCTTCCTGCTGATTGCGGCGGAAGTGCTGAAGCCAAAAGTACCGCGGGCCGAAGGGCTGGACGATATGACCTATCGTCAGGCGTTTATAATTGGCTGCTTCCAGTGTCTGGCCCTGTGGCCGGGCTTCTCCCGTTCAGGGGCAACGATTTCTGGCGGGATGCTGATGGGCGTAAGCCGCTATGCGGCGTCTGAGTTTTCCTTCCTGCTGGCCGTGCCGATGATGATGGGGGCGACGGTACTCGACGTCTACAAGAGCTATCACTTCCTGACGGCAGGCGATATTCCGATGTTCGCCGTGGGCTTTGTCACCGCCTTTATCGTGGCGCTGGTCGCCATCAAAACCTTCCTGCAGCTGATTAAGCGTATCTCGTTCATTCCGTTCGCGATCTACCGCTTTATCGTCGCGGCTGCGGTCTACGTGGTCTTCTTCTGA
- the plsY gene encoding glycerol-3-phosphate 1-O-acyltransferase PlsY: MSAIAPGMIILAYLCGSISSAILVCRIAGLPDPRASGSGNPGATNVLRIGGKGAAVAVLIFDVLKGMLPVWGAYALGVTPFWLGLIAIAACVGHIWPVFFGFKGGKGVATAFGAIAPIGWDLTGVMAGTWLLTILLSGYSSLGAIVSALIAPFYVWWFKPQFTFPVSMLSCLILLRHHDNIQRLWRRQETKIWTKLKRKKKDAK; encoded by the coding sequence ATGAGTGCAATCGCGCCTGGAATGATTATCCTCGCCTACCTTTGCGGCTCAATCTCCAGCGCCATTCTGGTCTGCCGCATCGCCGGGTTGCCTGACCCACGCGCCAGCGGCTCCGGGAATCCCGGGGCGACCAATGTACTACGAATTGGCGGCAAGGGAGCAGCCGTAGCGGTTTTGATTTTTGATGTTCTGAAAGGAATGCTTCCCGTCTGGGGCGCCTATGCGCTGGGCGTTACGCCGTTCTGGCTTGGCCTTATCGCCATCGCCGCCTGCGTCGGCCATATCTGGCCCGTCTTCTTCGGTTTCAAAGGTGGCAAAGGCGTCGCAACGGCCTTTGGTGCTATTGCGCCTATCGGCTGGGATTTGACAGGCGTAATGGCCGGAACCTGGCTGCTCACCATTCTTCTGAGCGGCTACTCGTCGCTGGGGGCCATCGTCAGCGCCTTGATTGCACCGTTCTACGTGTGGTGGTTTAAACCGCAGTTCACCTTCCCGGTGTCGATGCTCTCCTGTCTGATCCTGCTGCGTCATCACGACAATATTCAGCGCCTGTGGCGGCGTCAGGAAACGAAGATCTGGACAAAGCTCAAGCGTAAAAAGAAAGACGCTAAATAA
- a CDS encoding alpha/beta hydrolase has protein sequence MKTLTAILVSSVFASAAASAQTTTSPTPTAGVQAFLNVLNSGKGKPMEQMTPQEARQVLIGAQQGAKLPPAQVSEKTIQVNGQAIKLKIVKPENASGTLPAFMFFHGGGWVLGDFPTHERLIRDLVRASGAAAVYVDYTPSPEAHFPVAINQAYEATKWVAEHGQEIGVDGSRLGLVGNSVGGNMVASVALQAKQFNGPKIRYNVMLWPVTDANFDTASYNQFENGYFLSKNMMKWFWDNYTTSAADRNNILASPLRASAAQLKGFPETLIQTAELDVLRDEGEAFGRKLDAAGVPVTVTRYNGMIHDYGLLNPLSHEPTVNVALEQAGAALHEHLK, from the coding sequence ATGAAAACATTAACCGCCATCCTGGTTTCTTCCGTCTTCGCGTCAGCCGCGGCATCCGCTCAAACCACCACTTCCCCTACACCGACCGCAGGGGTACAGGCATTTCTTAACGTTTTGAATTCTGGCAAGGGTAAGCCAATGGAGCAGATGACCCCGCAGGAAGCCCGCCAGGTGCTGATCGGCGCGCAGCAAGGCGCCAAACTGCCGCCCGCTCAGGTTTCTGAAAAAACGATCCAGGTAAATGGCCAGGCGATCAAACTGAAAATAGTGAAACCTGAGAATGCTAGCGGCACGCTACCCGCATTTATGTTCTTTCACGGCGGCGGCTGGGTACTGGGTGATTTCCCTACCCATGAGCGTTTAATCCGCGACCTGGTTCGTGCGTCGGGTGCCGCAGCGGTTTACGTTGATTACACCCCGTCACCTGAGGCTCATTTCCCGGTAGCCATTAATCAGGCCTATGAAGCGACAAAATGGGTAGCCGAGCACGGTCAGGAAATTGGCGTAGACGGTAGCCGTCTGGGTCTGGTTGGTAACAGCGTGGGCGGCAATATGGTGGCTTCCGTGGCTCTGCAGGCAAAACAATTTAATGGGCCAAAAATTCGCTACAACGTCATGCTCTGGCCGGTTACCGATGCGAATTTTGATACAGCCTCGTATAACCAGTTCGAAAATGGCTATTTCCTGTCGAAAAACATGATGAAATGGTTCTGGGATAACTACACCACCAGCGCTGCCGATCGCAACAATATCCTTGCCTCTCCGCTACGCGCCAGCGCCGCGCAGTTGAAAGGCTTCCCCGAGACGCTGATTCAGACAGCTGAGCTGGACGTTCTGCGGGATGAAGGGGAAGCATTCGGGCGTAAGCTGGATGCGGCTGGCGTCCCGGTGACCGTCACGCGCTATAACGGCATGATCCACGACTACGGCCTGCTTAACCCGCTGAGCCATGAGCCAACGGTTAACGTTGCGCTTGAGCAGGCCGGTGCCGCATTGCATGAACACCTGAAATAG